Proteins encoded in a region of the Solanum dulcamara chromosome 9, daSolDulc1.2, whole genome shotgun sequence genome:
- the LOC129904302 gene encoding transcription factor bHLH84-like: MEHVGAFFDEEWESLSKLFSSTETADFMLQLQGDNVNLFSMDDRDNAGSSYGTDNPQLALCQLSDETNNNFQYFSQESSITSCGSDHHGMFFTNNPSHEHLQHSNNIDDVNNQLLQVAINNNNNSDEYQSIDFFDMDSKNLENLSIINQDFQTDMAYKEEMVCDQLDNAGISPVSDKEMQLKRKFEKVAPENPKKKSRGSQDAQKSTKKKAQPKRGKKNQKTTQINNEEGEEETNNNADNQIGQSSSCCSSEDDSNASQELNGGAISSNTKGKSRASRGAATDPQSLYARRRRERINERLRILQNLVPNGTKVDISTMLEEAVTYVKFLQLQIKLLSSDELWMYAPLAYHGMDIGIYQKMLPNLQ, translated from the exons ATGGAGCATGTTGGAGCTTTTTTTGATGAAGAATGGGAATCATTGAGCAAATTATTCTCTAGTACTGAAACTGCAGATTTCATGCTTCAATTGCAAGGTGATAATGTCAACTTGTTCTCGATGGATGATCGCGATAATGCTGGCTCAAGCTATGGGACTGATAATCCACAATTAGCATTGTGTCAATTATCTGATGAAACTAACAATaactttcaatatttttctcaaGAAAGTAGCATTACTAGCTGTGGAAGTGATCATCATGGCATGTTCTTTACTAACAACCCGAGCCACGAGCATCTGCAGCATTCTAACAACATTGATGATGTTAATAACCAGCTCCTTCAAGTAGcaattaacaacaacaacaactctgATGAGTATCAGTCCATTGATTTCTTCGATATGGACAgtaaaaatcttgaaaatttGTCTATTATTAATCAAGATTTTCAAACTGACATGGCCTACAAAGAAGAGATGGTATGTGATCAATTGGACAATGCTGGAATCTCCCCTGTTTCAGACAAGGAAATGCAGTTGAAAAGGAAATTTGAGAAAGTAGCACCTGAAAATCCCAAGAAGAAATCGCGGGGTTCACAAGAT GCACAGAAAAGTACTAAGAAAAAGGCGCAGCcaaaaaggggaaaaaagaaTCAGAAGACGACTCAAATTAACaatgaagaaggagaagaagagactAATAATAATGCAGATAACCAAATTGGACAGAGCTCAAGTTGCTGCAGCTCTGAGGATGATTCTAATGCTTCTCAAGAACTAAATGGAGGCGCGATATCTTCAAACACCAAAGGAAAGTCAAGAGCCAGCAGAGGAGCTGCAACAGATCCACAAAGCCTTTATGCAAGG agaagaagagaaagaatcaATGAAAGATTGAGAATCTTGCAGAATCTTGTCCCTAATGGCACAAAG GTTGACATTAGCACAATGCTTGAAGAAGCAGTTACTTATGTGAAGTTTTTGCAGCTTCAAATTAAG TTACTGAGCTCAGATGAACTTTGGATGTATGCACCACTTGCTTACCATGGAATGGACATTGGCATCTATCAAAAGATGCTGCCAAATTTGCAATGA